ATCGCCCGGGCGCGGGTGCTCGTGGTGGCGATCGCCGACCCGTCGGCGACGCGGCAGATCGTGGCGGTCGCGCGCCGCGCCGCGCCGCACTTGAAGGTCCTGGTGCGCACGCGGTACGTGAGCGAGGTCGACGCGCTCTACCTGCTCGGCGCCGACGTGGTCGTGCCGGAGGAGTTCGAGACGTCGCTCGAGCTGGCCGGTGCGGCGATGGCGGCCTTCGGGGTGCCCGGCCGCGCCGTCGAACGGGACAAGGTGCGCATCCGGCAGGAACGGTACGCCTCGCTGGCGGCGGGCGGGCACGCGACGCCGGCCGCCGCGCCCCTGGCGGCGTTGCTGAGCGCCGCCGACCTGGAAGAGCTGGCGCTGGGGGAGGCCTGCGCCGCCGCGGGGCGGACCCTGCGCGACCTGGACCTGCGCGGGCGTTCGGGCGCCACCGTGGTGGCCGTCGCGCGCGGGAGCGAACTGACGGGCAACCCCCCGCCGGATCACGTCCTGCGGTCGGGGGACGTGCTCTGGGTGTGGGGGCAGCCGGAGCAGACGGAGGCGGCGCGGGAGCTGCTCCGGACGCATGGCGAACATGAGGGGAGCTGATCATGTCGGGGACCATCACGACCCGTGATCTGACCCCCGCGCTCTGGCCCCAGGTCGAAAAGCTCTTCGGAAACAAGGGCGCCTGCGGTGGTTGCTGGTGCCAGGCCTGGCGCATCGGCCCCGGCGAGAAGTGGGACGAGATCAAGGGCGATCCGGCCAAGGCGCGGCTGCGCGCCGGCGTCGCGGAGGGGAGCGTCCACGCCGCGCTGGCCTTCGACGGCGAGCGGCCGGTGGGCTGGTGCACCTTCGGGCCGCGCCTGTCGTTCCCGAAGCTGGCCCGGGCCCGCACCCTGAAGTGCGACGATGCCGAGCGTGTCTGGTCGATCACCTGCTTCTTCATCGTGCGTGACCAGCGTGGGCGGGGCGTGGCCACGGCGCTGCTCGGCCACGCGTTGCGCGCGATGAAGCGCCGCGGAGTCGGGATCGTCGAGGGGTACCCGTCGAAGCCCGACGCCGAGGGCAACTACGTGCCCACCTTCGCCTGGACCGGG
The bacterium genome window above contains:
- a CDS encoding GNAT family N-acetyltransferase, which produces MSGTITTRDLTPALWPQVEKLFGNKGACGGCWCQAWRIGPGEKWDEIKGDPAKARLRAGVAEGSVHAALAFDGERPVGWCTFGPRLSFPKLARARTLKCDDAERVWSITCFFIVRDQRGRGVATALLGHALRAMKRRGVGIVEGYPSKPDAEGNYVPTFAWTGTQSLFRMAGFEVGGTREGGRQRVRLSLTSGSSR